The sequence below is a genomic window from Macadamia integrifolia cultivar HAES 741 chromosome 1, SCU_Mint_v3, whole genome shotgun sequence.
GAAAATGCCATTAGCTCTGAAAGCTCTTTTGAGGAAGAAACTGAAGGATTATCAACCTAAGAATCAGGATTCAAGTTACACCGAGGAGTCCTAGAGACggacttcttcttctgctttttcttcttcccttaggAAGAGCATCGGATATGGAAGATAGTATATTTTTCTGTCTCAAAATCTGGCAAACCCATATCCTTGTTTATGACATCATTGTGTCTATGGTACTCTTAGTGCTACacattcacccccccccctcaaatGTATATCTGATAGACCAATACCCTACTACAAAGGATTCcctacattttatttttcatttcttagcAGATCACCATATATACATGGATAGTGTACAAAGATACGTTGTGAAGCTCAGATTACTTAAACCACATCTTTAATAGGATGACATTGCACAAGCTTGTGTTGTATTTCAGTTGCTCGACAATTGTAAAGAATGAGTTAATTAGATTGTTGGTCCAAGTATATTTCCTTAGGATGTGCACGGGAGGAATGGAttctagaggagagagaagctctatAGAAAGTGAAAATCACCTTGGGGACACCCAAGACCCCGATGGTGATCAGAGAAATCTAGGTTGACAGCCCTTGATCACTGATTTCATGAGGCCAATTTTACAACCCATGGTGGCAGGGGGACCGGCGGTGCCTCCACAAAAACCCTCCTTCTCAACAGTGGTGGGAAGAGGTTTTCCAGAGGTGGATGATCTTCCAGATCCTAATCACGTTGGATCCCTAACTAAGGTGGTTATTCCTCAGGAGGCATACGAAGAGCTGCTATAGCGATTTCTCTTTGCCTTAATCAGTAGAGCGAACTTCAGATTCACATCAATGGACTTTATAAGAAAGGAGGTTGCAACTTCATGGAACCTAAAGGGAAAGGTGGCCCTATCGGCAATGGGAAAAGGTTTTATCCTTTTTCAATTTCAACTCAAAGCAGACATGTCCATAATATGGCGTAGAAGTTCAATCAAGGTTGGAGGGAAATATgtcaaattccaaaaattgAGACAGGACTTCAATATACATGAAACGCAGATTGATAAGAAAATGATCTGGATCAGATTTCTTGATCTTCCCCTCGAATACTGGCATAAGAAAATTCTCCTCACCATGGCTAAGGCAACGGGTCGCCCCATGGCCATTAACAAGCACACTCGAGCAGTTTTAATGGGAGGTTTCGCAAGGATCCAAGTCGAGATGGAAGCTGGTGCTAGTCGTGTTGATGAAATCCATGTTGAGAGAAGGGTGCCAGGTTCCCAAGAGATTTTCTAGTTCAAACAATAAGTAATCTATGAGGACAAATTGGGCCTTTGCATTTTCTGCAAAAAGGCAGGCCATTCAATCTCTGAATGCAGAATCAAGAAATcagaggaggaaaagaaaatatccaaaaaTCAAGAGACTCCTGGAGCGGTGTATGTAGACGAAGTTGACAAAGAAGATTCCCACACCCCCTTCATCTTCAATGGCGATGAGGGCCACCACAAAGATGCTGATGTCGGCGGGCAGGGAGAGGAGACCAGCAGCAGACTGGTAGCAGACTCAATAGCACCAAATAAGGCAGTTAATGACAGAATGGAAATCTCGCGATCTCCTTCCTTATTGGGAGAGAATGAGATTTTGAATTCAAATATACTTCCTACTCAAGGGAATGTGGGGTCCATTGagattctccttcctctttcaaGTATGAGACATCAGATACGTCAGACATCTGAAGAAATTTCTTAACATGTATCAGGAATTTTCTGGCCAATATATCAATTtggagaaaagtaaattgtttaTGGGCTCGATCACTCCTCAGAGAAAGAGGGCTATTGTAGAAGAATTAGGGATTCTCCTTTGTTCATTTCCTACAAGATACCtgggggtggagatttttaaaggtaAAGTTAAGAAAGATGTTGTGATGCCTATTATGGATAAAGTGAAAGGCCGTTTGGCTGGGTGGAAAGGCAAGATGCTATCCCTGGCAGGAAGAGTTGAGTTAGTGAGATCGGTGATTATGAGTATGCCAGCTCATAGTTTTGCTGTGTATTGGTGGCCGTCGTCGCTAGTTATAACtttggagagatggatgcgCAATTTTGTCTGGTCAAGAGAGATAGATgccacaaaaaaaattgttgttaatTGGGACCAATGTTTtaagcctaaggaggaaggggggttAGGATTGAGAAGATTGAGAGATGTGAATAAAGCTATGCTCTGTAAGACAGCATGGCGTATTAAGCATGATAATTCCTTGGCCAGTATATTCTTGAGAGCTAGATTCCTAAATAAACAGGGGCTTCCTAAGAAGGGACATTGTGCTTCTTCCATATGGCCTGGCATTAGaaaaatttggaatttgatttcttCTAAGGAAAGATGGGTAGCTGGTGATGGTCGCTCcataaaattttggaaggaCAATTGGGTGGGAGGCTTTGCGCTGGAAGAGTGTGTGGAAGATGTGGATAGATCGATGCTTGATGGAAAGGTGGACAGATTTATCAACAATCATAGGTGGAACATACCTGTGGTAAACTCAAGCTTTATGATAGATGTTTTTAATGCTGTCTTGCAAATTAAAATTCCAAATTATAAGTGTACTGACCGATGTGTTTGGAGCCTATCTTATGATGGGAATTTTAGTTTGAAATCTGCGTGGGAggatattagagaaaaaaagccGACTGCTCCCTGGGCTTCGCTCATTTGGTGTAAGAAGCAACAACCTCGGGTCTCGTCTCTTGCTTGGAGGGTGCTTCATGGAAAGGTGCCTACTGATGACATAGTGAAAAAGAAAGCGGTGCCTCTTGCTTCTAGATGTGTTCTTTGTAAGGCAGCAGAAGAGACAATGCAACATTTATTCATAATGTGCCCTGTTTCCGATGAAATCTGGAATGATCTATGTCAGTGTTTTAATCTTAGATGGAGTGCCCAGGCTTCTATTTTCGAGCTagcccaatggtggaaaagaaatacTAAAAGTGTGAGCTGCAAGGAGGCGTGGACCATGTGTTTTGGTATTGTTATAGATCACCtgtggagggaaagaaataatagaatcTATGAGGGTGTGGAGCGGATAACAAAATACATCGCGCTCATGGTGAttgaagaaataagaagaaacgCTCCTGTAGCAAAGGGAGTTAATTCCTTGGTAGACCTGATGTGCTGCAAACGACTAGGATTATGTATTCAAAAAGATAATCGTCGAGGCATTTTGGAGGTTTACTGGTGCATACCCCCTATCAATTGGATTAAACTAAATTTTGATGGGAGCTCTTTGAGAAATCCTGGGCACCCTGGAGCAGGAGGAATCTTTCGTGATCACTTTGGTAAAGTGCTATgctcatataaaaaatatatgggagtgACAGGGGTATTTGACGCTGAAGTAGagggcctgatggagggtctgATGAGGGCCAAGGACATGGACATTCAATGTTTGTGGATTGAATCAGACTCGGGTGCTGTTGTGTCTCTGATCCagcaagagaagattctttggTTTGCTCTGCAAAGATGGATATATCTCCAGACGTacatgagaagaatttcttggaaaattACTCACAATTACAGAGAGGGGAACTCAGTAGCAGACTTCTTAGCAAGAGATGCGGCTAAGAGTGGCACTTCAAGAGTTGACGTGAACTTGCCACCTCACATAGGGGACTTTCTTTCTAAAGATACCGAGGGCAGACCAAACTATAGATTCCCTTAgcgcttttccttttctcttgctgatggcaataccCAAGGTGGGAGGATAGGGAGGCTGTtggttctttgtttttttggctTGGTTGTTGCGTTATatctgttttttcctttttcatcttatgaaataaaattttagcgaaaaaaaaaaagacataaagATTTAGAGAGTAGCCAATCCCCTACATCCGAATCTATTATTGGTATTGGACATCTAACTCACAGCAGTAATGGGAGAGTATCTCATGTATCAGGTTCGCTGTCCAATCCTAGCTCCCAGGATAATCGTGCGATAGAGAACATAGTCTCATCTATTCCGTTCACATCTCTGCATAGAGGAGCAGTGGAGTGCACCATGAGAAGATCGACAGGCCTGATAAGCTTGTTGAAGCTACTGTATTGGAGCTGCATTTTACCCAGAGAAATGAAAAAGGGGCGGACACAGCGGCGTAGGCCATACAGTCTGATCTTCTTGCAACTCAAAAAAAGTAATCCATGAAGATTCTCTTCTATAATGTGAGAGGGTTAAAGAAGGCCTCAGCAAGGATGgctaaatggaggtccagtTGGTTACTTCGGAGTTAAACGGGATCTTTGTCAAAGTGATCCCATTTCTccaattttattcattattgctGAAGAAGTTCTCTGTAGAGGTCTGAAGCATCTTCTCcatgtaaaggaaatcaaagCCCTAAAGGGCCCTAGAGGTGTGTCCGTTCCTACTCATCTCCTCTTcgctgatgatatttttattttcataaatgctTCTAGAAATTATGTCAGAAACTTGGAAAATTTCATCAGAAAGTACCAGGAGTTCTCAGGGCAGGTAGTGAACCTGGAAAAAAGTAAGATATTCATGGGTCCGATATCTTCTTCGAGGAAGCAGGCTATTGTGGAGACTATGGGAATCCCAGCATGTAATTTCCCCATAAAATACCTTGGcatggaaattttcaaaggcagagtaaaaaatcaataaatgatgCCTACCTTGGATAAGATCAGAGACCGGTTATCAGGctggaaagggaaaaccctctCAATGGCTGGTCGGGTTCAGCTGGTTCGATCTATTATATCAAGTATGCCAGTGCACAATTTCTCAATCTATTGGTGGTCGTCTTCCATAATCATgcaaatggagaagtggatgaGAAACTTTAACTGGTCAGGAGACATTGACACTGCAAAGGCTGTGACTATCAAGTGGGATCAGGTTTGCAAACCTATTGATGAAGGAGGTTTGGTGTTTCGTAGGATGAGAGACTTAAATATTTCAATACTTGCTAAGCCGGCATGAAACATAAAGCACGGCGAATCAAATTGTTCAAGCTTCCTTAAGGCTTGTTTTTTGTCAAAAGGGCAGCCTAAAAAATTCTTAGACCTTCTTCAATCTGGCCTAGAATCCACAAAGTGTGGTCCTTCATATCTAGCAGAGAGAGATGGATCATAGGGaacggaaaaaaaatcaatctatGGAATGACATTTGGATGGGGGAAGCATCCATAGTGGACGTCTATGGTAGTGCTCTCTCTCCGCTCATCAGTTCTAAGACCACGGTCTCTGAAATAATTTCGGATGGCAGATGGAAAATTCCCAAAGTTCACTCAGAAGCCCTTAAGAAGGTTTTCtctaatgcaaaaaaaattggcaTTCCTCAGGATGACAAGGAAGATCACTGCATCTGGAGTGGGACTCCCTCTGatgctttttcttccttctctgcttggaatgaaataagaaagagaatcCCAAGATTCCATGGCCATCTCTAGTTTGGAACAAAGCTCTTCAGCCCCGTCAATCAGTTTTGGGTGGTGATCGATGCATAGAAAACTTCCCACATATGATATAATTGCCCTCAAAAGCATCCCCCTAGCGTCTAAGTGTTGTCTCTGTGGATTAGATGCTGAATCCTTCAATCACGTCTTCCTATTATGCCCTTTCGCTATGgaaatttgggaaaaaaatttggagCGCTTTGGTACAATTTGGCCAAGGCCAGTTGATCTTCATCAGTTATCCCAGTGGTggattaggaaaagaaaaactctGGCGATGAAAAATGCTTGGACCATAGGGTTTGTGGTAATTTCGGACAATATTTGGAGGGAACGAAACATTAGATACCATGATGGCACGCATcacttttttttcgctaaagattcattgtattaagaagaaagaaagaatgtacagccaagtagaaaagaaaaagaaaatagtaccACCATCATACAAGAAATAGACTAAGGAAAAATTGGACCAGCCcaaccttcgacattgccatcagcaggagaaggCCCCCTTAAATCTTAGTCTAATGCAAAACCTATAAGTTTATAAAGCGATATCTTGGACGCTGGGTAGcatccaaatccaattccatTGAAACCAACCAAGGCCAAGCTTCCACTGGATACGACACTTCAAATCTCACTGAtgattttgccaaaaaatcgGCAATCACATTTGCCTCCCGGTAACAATGCGTCACcttccaatttattgaattcatGAAAGATAAAAGACTCCTCCATCGTTGTAAAGCAAACCATGGAACTAAACCTTTAGAAAGAAGGATCACCACTGCTGTAGAGtcgcattcaatccaaagatgcTGAAAACCATGTTTCTTTGCCTGTTCAAGACCAGCGATCACTACCAAGAATTCcgcttcaaaatttgttctCATACTGACATATTCTTTTAGTTCAAGAGGCTTTCAGCCTTCTCGTTTCTAAAAATCCCACCTGCTCCGGCCTTCCCTGGATTTCCCAAGGAGCATCCATCAGTGTTTAGCTTGATCCATCCTGGAAATGGAAGATACCAGCGAACTTCAATATTCTCTCTACGAGTTCTTGTTACCTgaggaattcctattcttctaGCACATAACAGGTCTAGGATGGAAAGGGGTTTCCCAAGATGTACACTAGAAATCATACAAATTTCTCCTTTCACTCGAGCAAAAATATGCTTATAATGAAGAGCTGCACCATCATGATATCTAGCATTTCACTCCATCCAGACAGCATATGGGATAAGAATAAAACCACAAAGCCACACAGTTGAAAAGGTTAACGTCTTCCCTTTCTATTTCCACCATGCTAAAATGTCCCCCATCCTATCAAGGGACAGCCACCTGATACCGAATAAATCACATAAAGAATTCCACAGGGATTGGGTGTACTCACAATGAATAAATAGATGAGGGATAGATTCTTCTGTGTGACCACACAAAATGCACCTAGAAGGCATCATCACACCCCTTCTGCGCACCTCCTGATCCATGGGTAACCAATTATGAGCAAGCCtccaaccaaacacagcttGACGAGGCTGAATCTTGGATttccataaaatagaaaaccaagggaatttctgatttttccccCTTATCTCCTCCCACGCTGATCGCAAAGAAAATGCCCCAGAATTTGATAGCTTCCAATGACATATATCCTCCATATGCGATAAAGAAATTCTTTTAACCTTCTCAAAGGTATTGGCAAGAAATTTCAAAGAAACATTTGGGAAACTCCACTCACCATTTCGATTAAAATCTGCTAGGCGCATATTCCTCCCTATGAACATTTCCTGCTCCAAATTAGAAGACTCCACCAAGGAAGAGTTTTCTAACCATTTATCTGtccaaaacatgattttttccccatttcccaTTGTCCATCTTTCCATGTCTGACACGAATTTCCACACCCTATTCAGCCCCAGAAAAATGGAGGATTTGTATCCCTTCCTAAGAGAGCCATCTTTCTGAACAAATCTTGCTCTAAAAAATTTGCTCATAATATTGTCTTCATGTTTAATCTGCCAGGCAAGCTTGCATGAACAAGCTTTATTCACCTCTCTTAGTTTTCTGATACCCAAACCgccctcatccttgggcttacaagtgttctcccattttatcacaattttttttccacctCCATTTGACCcgaccaaataaaatttctcatccaccacTCTACAGTTTTAATAATGGACTGGGGCACCAATAAGCTGTAAAATTATGGATAGGGATACTAGAAATTATTGATCGAACCAACTCCACTCGACCAGCCATCGAGAGGAGCTTCCCTTTCCAGGCAGCCAATCTGCATTTAATCTTATCCATCAAAGGTAAAAGGtgatttttcttcactcttcccttgaagatttccacacccAAATACCTTGTAGGGAATTTTGAGGCCTGAATTCCTAATAAATTACTGATGAATTATTTCCTGTGGGGGGtgaccttcccaaagaaggcttTACTCTTGTCGAGATTAAACTTTTGGCCAGAGAACTCCTGAtactttgataaaaataaatgcagATTTTTAACATACTTAGCCGATGCATtcatgaagatgaaaatatcgTCCGTGAATAATAGGTGAGCTGGAGTGCAGGCACCTCTTAAACCCGACAGCGACTTGATTAATCCTTCCAAGGCCAATTTATTTAATCCTCTACAGAGCACTTCCTCagctaaaataaacaaaatgggaGATAACAGATCACCTTGACGAAGACCACGGCCCACACTAAAAAACCCCTCTGGACCTCCATTTATTAAAACCGAAATCCTTGAAGATGAAAGAATTTCttggatccaagaaatccatttcCGAGGGAAACCAAACTTCCCAAGAACAGCAAATAGAAATTCTCAGGATAGAGAATCATAGGCTTTTTGTACATCGACCTTGAGCCCCATCCTACCTCCCCTAACCGTGGAATGCATCAGATTTGCCAATTCTGAAGCAAGGCTAATGTTTTCTGATATtatcttccccttttggaaCGCCCATTGTTCCTCTGAAATCAGCTTTGGCAGTAGAATTGCAACTCTACTTGCCACAATTTTTGATAATACCTTGCAAAAATTATTTCCCATGCAAATTGGCCTATACTTGTTGAGAGAAGTAGCCCCCACCACCTTAGGGATAAGtgtgagaaaaaaattattcacaCCCTTTGGAAGGATTCCCCATCTGAAGAAATGCAATACAACCCTGCAAAAATCACCCTCAACAATACGCCATACCGGCCTAAAAAATTTCCCTGAGAAGCTGTCAGGTCCAGGGGAGCTATCTGGGTCTAATTCCCAAAcagctttttttatttcctctgaAGATGGTTCAGCCTCCAAATAAAGAGCATCATCGCCCGAAATTATGCATGGAATGCAATCCAGCAGCTCAGGGTGAGGAGAAGTGAGAGATAAGCCGTGGAATTCCTCGTAATAATTGACAATATATGAAGACAATTGTTGCTGGTCATTCATCCACTCCCCATCAGCATTCTGCAAAGTGTGGATTTGATTTCGAGCCCGTTGCATTTTCACTGATAGGTgaaagaactttgaatttttgtcCCCATCTTTCATCCACCTCTGCTTAGCTTTTTGAGCCCAAAGATTATCCTGCAACTGGGTGGCTTTCAATAGAGCTGTTTTGGCATCAGCCTCGCGACCAAAATGGTCATCTGACATCCCTATAGCCTCAATTTCTTGATGTACAGAATTTAGGTGATCAGAAGCTTTTTTTACTTCATTATCAAtattgggaaaattttttctcGCCCAAGGCTTGATATACAACTTAACTCGCTTAAGTTTctgagaaagaataaaaataggATTTCCAGATATTTCCTGGTTCCACACATCTTGAATTACATTATCAAAATGATcatgctccatccaaaaattattaaatcgaAAAGGGATGTTACCTGGTCGGGCGATCGATTCTGACACAACTAGAATGGGAGCATGATCAGAGGATGACCTTAGAAGGACCCTTTGGAGAGTACTTTTAAACATATCCAACCATTTACTATTGTAGAAACTTCGGTCGAGGACCGTAGCTACATTACCTCGCCAGCGATTGTTACTCCAGGTAAACTTCTTACCTTGCGAGGGTACTTGTATCAAAAGACA
It includes:
- the LOC122071862 gene encoding uncharacterized protein LOC122071862, which translates into the protein MEHDHFDNVIQDVWNQEISGNPIFILSQKLKRVKLYIKPWARKNFPNIDNEVKKASDHLNSVHQEIEAIGMSDDHFGREADAKTALLKATQLQDNLWAQKAKQRWMKDGDKNSKFFHLSVKMQRARNQIHTLQNADGEWMNDQQQLSSYIVNYYEEFHGLSLTSPHPELLDCIPCIISGDDALYLEAEPSSEEIKKAVWELDPDSSPGPDSFSGKFFRPVWRIVEGDFCRVVLHFFRWGILPKGVNNFFLTLIPKVVGATSLNKYRPICMGNNFCKVLSKIVASRVAILLPKLISEEQWAFQKGKIISENISLASELANLMHSTVRGGRMGLKVDVQKAYDSLS